A stretch of the Lactuca sativa cultivar Salinas chromosome 9, Lsat_Salinas_v11, whole genome shotgun sequence genome encodes the following:
- the LOC111896815 gene encoding phosphoinositide phospholipase C 2 isoform X1 — MSKQTFTVCLCFRRRFKIPPAEPPTGIKSLFNKYSANDFMTADHLQRFLIEVQKQDKATIEEAETIITQNSPSIFHRKGFNLEAFFKYLFGASNPVLSPSGSAHQDMTAPLSHYYIYTGHNSYLTGNQLNSDCSDVPIIQALERGVRVIELDIWPNSANDDVDVLHGGTLTTPVELRTCLKSIKNHAFSASEYPVVITLEDHLTTDLQAKVAEMVHEIYGDTLFTPEKECLEEFPSPESLKKRFIISTKPPKEYLKAKETKPKGNESKEKDAEAWGGEIASSDDKDDSDDDDDDDDDSDDEDDDNAAPEYKSLIAIHAGKGKGGLDDWLKVDPTKVRRLSLSEHELEKAAKTHAPQIVSFTQRNILRVYPKGIRFDSSNYNPLIGWMHGAQMVAFNMQGYGRSLWLMQGMFRGNGGCGYVKKPQLLLKGDDEVFDPRVELPVKMTLKITLYMGEGWYYDFKQSHFDAYSPPDFYAKVGIAGIPADTEMKKSKTVEDSWNPTWNEEFEFPLRAPDLALIRVEVHEYDMSEKDDFAGQTCIPVREISKGIRSVPLYSQKGDVYQTVKLLMRFDH, encoded by the exons ATGTCCAAGCAAACATTCACAGTATGTCTCTGTTTCAGACGACGTTTCAAGATCCCCCCCGCCGAACCTCCCACCGGAATCAAGTCCCTGTTCAATAAGTATTCAGCTAACGATTTCATGACCGCCGATCACCTCCAACGCTTCCTTATTGAGGTTCAGAAACAAGACAAAGCTACGATCGAGGAAGCTGAAACAATTATTACGCAGAATTCCCCTTCTATCTTCCATCGCAAGGGTTTCAATCTCGAAGCCTTCTTCAAATACCTCTTCGGCGCTTCTAATCCCGTTTTATCTCCATCTGGTTCG GCTCACCAAGATATGACAGCTCCATTGTCTCATTATTATATTTACACTGGCCACAACTCATATCTAACTGGGAATCAACTCAATAGTGACTGTAGTGATGTTCCCATCATTCAAGCTTTGGAGAGAGGTGTAAGAGTCATTGAGTTAGATATATGGCCTAATTCAGCAAATGATGATGTGGATGTCCTTCATGGAGG GACATTGACAACTCCTGTTGAACTTCGCACATGTTTAAAGTCTATTAAAAATCATGCATTTTCTGCATCTGAGTACCCTGTTGTAATCACTTTAGAAGACCACCTTACCACAGATCTTCAAGCTAAAGTTGCAGAG ATGGTTCATGAAATATATGGAGACACATTGTTTACTCCTGAAAAAGAATGTTTAGAGGAATTCCCCTCACCAGAATCTCTTAAGAAAAGGTTTATTATATCTACTAAACCACCAAAAGAGTACCTTAAAGCTAAGGAAACTAAGCCAAAGGGAAATGAATCAAAGGAGAAAGATGCAGAAGCTTGGGGTGGAGAAATTGCAAGCTCTGATGATAAG GATGattcagatgatgatgatgatgatgatgatgattcggatgatgaagatgatgacaatGCAGCTCCCGAATATAAAAGTTTGATAGCCATCCATGCTGGAAAAGGAAAAGGTGGTTTGGATGATTGGTTAAAAGTGGACCCCACTAAAGTACGTCGTCTTAGTTTAAGCGAACACGAGCTTGAAAAAGCAGCCAAAACTCATGCCCCACAGATTGTCAG TTTCACACAAAGAAATATTTTGAGGGTGTACCCTAAAGGAATACGATTCGACTCATCTAATTACAACCCATTGATCGGGTGGATGCATGGAGCTCAGATGGTTGCATTCAATATGCAA GGTTATGGAAGGTCATTATGGTTGATGCAAGGAATGTTTAGAGGTAATGGGGGATGCGGATATGTTAAAAAGCCTCAACTTTTGTTGAAGGGTGATGATGAGGTTTTTGATCCAAGGGTGGAATTACCTGTTAAAATGACCTTAAAG ATAACTCTTTACATGGGTGAAGGATGGTATTATGATTTTAAACAATCACATTTTGACGCATACTCTCCTCCAGATTTCTACGCAAAG GTTGGAATTGCGGGAATACCTGCGGATACggaaatgaaaaaatcaaaaacagTTGAGGACAGCTGGAACCCAACATGGAATGAAGAATTTGAGTTCCCATTAAGAGCTCCGGATTTAGCTCTAATTCGGGTCGAAGTTCATGAATATGATATGTCAGAAAAAGATGATTTTGCAGGACAAACATGCATACCAGTTAGGGAGATTAGTAAAGGCATACGATCGGTTCCATTATACAGTCAAAAAGGTGATGTTTATCAGACTGTAAAGCTGCTTATGCGGTTTGACCATTGA
- the LOC111896787 gene encoding PHD finger protein ALFIN-LIKE 1, translating to MEMAAISSSPRTVEEIFKDYSARRSGIVRALTYDVDEFYATCDPEKENLCLYGHPNETWEVTLPAEEVPPELPEPALGINFARDGMQRRDWLSLVAVHTDSWLLAVAFYFGARLNRNERKRLFSLINDLPTVFEVVTERKHVKDKPNVDNGNKSRSSTKRSNDGQVKSTPRAYDESYAEDEDEHGETLCGSCGGNYSGDEFWIGCDICERWYHGKCVKITPAKAESIKQYKCPSCSTKKGRP from the exons ATGGAAATGGCTGCAATTTCTTCAAGCCCCCGCACCGTTGAGGAGATCTTCAAGGATTACAGCGCTCGTCGCTCCGGCATCGTCCGAGCTCTCACTTACG ACGTCGATGAATTTTACGCAACCTGCGATCCAG AGAAGGAGAATCTTTGTCTATATGGACATCCAAATGAAACATGGGAAGTAACATTGCCAGCAGAAGAAGTCCCTCCAGAACTTCCAGAACCAGCTTTAGGGATTAATTTTGCAAGAGATGGAATGCAAAGAAGAGATTGGCTTTCATTGGTGGCTGTTCATACCGATTCTTGGTTGTTGGCAGTAGCTTTCTACTTTGGTGCTCGTTTGAATAGGAATGAAAG GAAGCGTCTGTTCAGCTTGATAAATGACCTGCCGACTGTGTTTGAAGTCGTAACGGAGCGTAAACATGTGAAAGACAAGCCGAATGTCGACAACGGGAACAAATCAAGATCCAGCACAAAG AGGTCGAATGATGGACAAGTGAAAAGCACACCGAGGGCATACGACGAAAGCTACGCAGAAGATGAAGACGAACACGGTGAAACTCTGTGTGGAAGCTGCGGGGGAAACTACAGTGGGGATGAGTTTTGGATCGGGTGTGACATATGTGAAAGGTGGTATCATGGCAAATGTGTCAAAATTACCCCTGCAAAAGCTGAAAGCATTAAGCAGTATAAATGCCCTTCTTGCAGCACTAAAAAGGGTCGCCCCTAA
- the LOC111896815 gene encoding phosphoinositide phospholipase C 2 isoform X2: protein MSKQTFTVCLCFRRRFKIPPAEPPTGIKSLFNKYSANDFMTADHLQRFLIEVQKQDKATIEEAETIITQNSPSIFHRKGFNLEAFFKYLFGASNPVLSPSGSAHQDMTAPLSHYYIYTGHNSYLTGNQLNSDCSDVPIIQALERGVRVIELDIWPNSANDDVDVLHGGTLTTPVELRTCLKSIKNHAFSASEYPVVITLEDHLTTDLQAKVAEMVHEIYGDTLFTPEKECLEEFPSPESLKKRFIISTKPPKEYLKAKETKPKGNESKEKDAEAWGGEIASSDDKDDSDDDDDDDDDSDDEDDDNAAPEYKSLIAIHAGKGKGGLDDWLKVDPTKVRRLSLSEHELEKAAKTHAPQIVSFTQRNILRVYPKGIRFDSSNYNPLIGWMHGAQMVAFNMQGYGRSLWLMQGMFRGNGGCGYVKKPQLLLKGDDEVFDPRVELPVKMTLKDGIMILNNHILTHTLLQISTQRLELREYLRIRK from the exons ATGTCCAAGCAAACATTCACAGTATGTCTCTGTTTCAGACGACGTTTCAAGATCCCCCCCGCCGAACCTCCCACCGGAATCAAGTCCCTGTTCAATAAGTATTCAGCTAACGATTTCATGACCGCCGATCACCTCCAACGCTTCCTTATTGAGGTTCAGAAACAAGACAAAGCTACGATCGAGGAAGCTGAAACAATTATTACGCAGAATTCCCCTTCTATCTTCCATCGCAAGGGTTTCAATCTCGAAGCCTTCTTCAAATACCTCTTCGGCGCTTCTAATCCCGTTTTATCTCCATCTGGTTCG GCTCACCAAGATATGACAGCTCCATTGTCTCATTATTATATTTACACTGGCCACAACTCATATCTAACTGGGAATCAACTCAATAGTGACTGTAGTGATGTTCCCATCATTCAAGCTTTGGAGAGAGGTGTAAGAGTCATTGAGTTAGATATATGGCCTAATTCAGCAAATGATGATGTGGATGTCCTTCATGGAGG GACATTGACAACTCCTGTTGAACTTCGCACATGTTTAAAGTCTATTAAAAATCATGCATTTTCTGCATCTGAGTACCCTGTTGTAATCACTTTAGAAGACCACCTTACCACAGATCTTCAAGCTAAAGTTGCAGAG ATGGTTCATGAAATATATGGAGACACATTGTTTACTCCTGAAAAAGAATGTTTAGAGGAATTCCCCTCACCAGAATCTCTTAAGAAAAGGTTTATTATATCTACTAAACCACCAAAAGAGTACCTTAAAGCTAAGGAAACTAAGCCAAAGGGAAATGAATCAAAGGAGAAAGATGCAGAAGCTTGGGGTGGAGAAATTGCAAGCTCTGATGATAAG GATGattcagatgatgatgatgatgatgatgatgattcggatgatgaagatgatgacaatGCAGCTCCCGAATATAAAAGTTTGATAGCCATCCATGCTGGAAAAGGAAAAGGTGGTTTGGATGATTGGTTAAAAGTGGACCCCACTAAAGTACGTCGTCTTAGTTTAAGCGAACACGAGCTTGAAAAAGCAGCCAAAACTCATGCCCCACAGATTGTCAG TTTCACACAAAGAAATATTTTGAGGGTGTACCCTAAAGGAATACGATTCGACTCATCTAATTACAACCCATTGATCGGGTGGATGCATGGAGCTCAGATGGTTGCATTCAATATGCAA GGTTATGGAAGGTCATTATGGTTGATGCAAGGAATGTTTAGAGGTAATGGGGGATGCGGATATGTTAAAAAGCCTCAACTTTTGTTGAAGGGTGATGATGAGGTTTTTGATCCAAGGGTGGAATTACCTGTTAAAATGACCTTAAAG GATGGTATTATGATTTTAAACAATCACATTTTGACGCATACTCTCCTCCAGATTTCTACGCAAAG GTTGGAATTGCGGGAATACCTGCGGATACggaaatga